In one window of Phycisphaerales bacterium DNA:
- a CDS encoding peptide ABC transporter substrate-binding protein, giving the protein MLKILAPVILLVLVVAATLVTDRPMPRADFAFVNRGDVNTLDLQKMSWMQDLRVARILFEGLVANDVFTHDYAIIPAAADRWELSDDGLEYTFHIREDARWSNGEPVKASDFVYSWRRAILPDTAADYTKLFQLIDGATAFADWRQDQLDAFAESPLTGEERRLAADAAWTEAQAKFDEMVALRAVDDRTLWVKLKLPTPYFLDLLAFAVFYPVYPPLVRQYESVDMQTGLIQAKTGWTKPPELVSNGPFMLTSWRFKRDMRFEQNPHYWNRDALNLETISTPSINDPNAAVLAYTSGVVDWVSDVTPAYRADMLADKMAFYRENFEEYERLKAQGYDMFEIDRRLPDDPRKDIHAVPAFGTYWYNFNCLPTLPDGRKNPFSDARVRRAFAMTIDKQSIVDDVQRLGNPVARTIIPKGSIGGYESPAGLDCISDAQTEERKRAIIEEARQLLRDAGYATPGDLPTIEILFNKDGGHDLIAQVVMKNWQEHLGVSVRLAQKEIKVFRDDLKKQRYMVSRAGWYGDYGDPTTFLDINRFDDGNNDRKYHNPRYEQLLDEAAVELDPEKRMAMLSEAERITMDEDLPMVPLFHYMTVYLFDPDELSGLNPHPRTEQNVYLFDVLGDGKGTDEVRTMPLLPPASPTTALDPRGVETAILDRDDLFALRTKPSDEN; this is encoded by the coding sequence ATGCTGAAGATCCTCGCGCCCGTGATCCTGCTGGTGCTGGTGGTCGCCGCCACGCTGGTGACCGACCGCCCGATGCCTCGCGCCGACTTCGCGTTCGTGAACCGGGGCGACGTGAACACGCTGGACCTTCAGAAGATGAGCTGGATGCAGGACCTTCGCGTGGCGAGGATCCTGTTCGAAGGCCTCGTCGCCAACGACGTGTTCACGCACGACTACGCCATCATCCCGGCGGCGGCCGATCGGTGGGAACTGAGCGACGACGGACTCGAGTACACCTTCCACATCCGCGAGGACGCGCGCTGGAGCAATGGCGAGCCGGTCAAGGCGAGCGACTTCGTGTATAGCTGGCGGCGGGCGATCCTGCCCGACACGGCGGCAGACTACACCAAGCTGTTCCAGCTCATCGACGGGGCAACGGCGTTTGCCGACTGGCGGCAGGACCAACTCGACGCGTTCGCCGAGAGCCCGCTAACCGGCGAGGAGCGTCGCCTGGCTGCCGATGCGGCGTGGACCGAGGCGCAGGCGAAGTTCGACGAGATGGTGGCGCTGCGGGCCGTGGACGACCGAACGCTGTGGGTGAAGCTGAAGCTGCCCACGCCGTACTTCCTCGATTTGTTGGCCTTCGCGGTGTTCTACCCGGTGTATCCGCCGCTGGTGCGCCAGTACGAGAGCGTGGACATGCAGACCGGGCTGATCCAGGCCAAGACGGGTTGGACCAAGCCGCCCGAGCTGGTCAGTAACGGGCCCTTCATGCTCACGAGCTGGCGATTCAAGCGCGATATGCGCTTTGAGCAGAACCCCCACTACTGGAATCGCGACGCGCTGAACCTGGAGACGATCAGTACGCCCTCGATCAACGACCCCAACGCAGCGGTGCTGGCGTACACCTCGGGCGTGGTCGACTGGGTCAGCGACGTGACGCCAGCGTACCGGGCCGACATGCTGGCCGACAAGATGGCGTTCTACCGGGAGAACTTCGAGGAATACGAGCGGCTGAAGGCCCAGGGCTACGACATGTTCGAGATCGATCGCCGGTTGCCCGATGATCCGCGGAAGGACATCCATGCCGTGCCCGCCTTCGGCACGTACTGGTACAACTTCAACTGCCTGCCCACGCTGCCCGACGGACGGAAGAACCCGTTCTCCGACGCCCGCGTGCGGCGGGCGTTCGCGATGACCATCGACAAGCAGAGCATCGTGGACGACGTGCAGCGACTGGGCAACCCGGTCGCGCGGACGATCATCCCCAAGGGCTCCATCGGCGGATACGAGAGCCCGGCGGGACTGGACTGCATCAGCGATGCCCAGACGGAAGAACGGAAGCGGGCGATCATCGAAGAGGCCCGGCAGCTCTTGCGTGACGCGGGGTACGCCACGCCCGGAGACCTGCCCACCATCGAGATCCTGTTCAATAAGGACGGCGGGCACGACCTCATCGCCCAGGTGGTGATGAAGAACTGGCAGGAGCACCTGGGCGTGAGCGTTCGGCTGGCCCAGAAGGAGATCAAGGTCTTCCGCGATGACCTCAAAAAGCAGCGGTACATGGTCAGCCGGGCGGGCTGGTACGGCGATTACGGCGACCCGACCACGTTCCTGGACATCAACCGCTTCGACGACGGCAACAACGATCGCAAGTACCACAACCCGCGGTACGAGCAGCTCCTGGACGAGGCAGCCGTGGAACTCGATCCAGAGAAGCGGATGGCCATGCTGAGCGAGGCCGAACGGATCACGATGGACGAGGACCTGCCGATGGTCCCACTGTTCCACTACATGACCGTGTACCTCTTCGACCCGGATGAACTCAGCGGGCTGAATCCTCACCCCAGGACCGAGCAGAACGTGTACCTGTTCGACGTGCTGGGCGACGGCAAGGGGACCGACGAGGTGCGCACGATGCCGCTGCTGCCACCGGCTTCGCCGACCACCGCACTCGACCCACGTGGAGTCGAGACGGCCATCCTGGATCGGGACGACCTGTTCGCGCTGCGGACCAAGCCCTCGGACGAGAACTGA
- a CDS encoding ABC transporter permease — MLGLIIRRLVQLPIIVLVIYTLTLALAWAIPGNPLENPEGRQPKPEVIEAMKRQYNLDSFPNFYWSYLANATGVAYASDALSGELERERERATAEGQAPPRRYVFDFGPSLQYEDWTVNEIVRDSLPVSITLGAIAILIALGVGVVAGIAGAVKPNSLVDLGTLVVALIGISLPSFVIGTVLLLIFPVWLGIGEVGSSAGPLDMLLPAITLSLPFAAYIARLTRMGMIDALSTDYVRTARAKGVSENLVLLRHALKNAFLPVLSYLGPAAALAMTGSFIVERVFNVPGMGQHFVNGVQNKDLFLIIGVVLVFATMLVLFNLAVDVLYRWVDPRIA; from the coding sequence ATGCTTGGACTGATCATCCGACGGCTCGTGCAGCTTCCGATCATCGTGCTGGTGATCTACACGCTGACGCTCGCGCTGGCGTGGGCTATTCCGGGCAATCCGCTCGAGAACCCAGAGGGCCGCCAGCCCAAGCCCGAAGTCATCGAGGCGATGAAGCGGCAGTACAACCTGGACAGCTTCCCGAACTTCTACTGGTCGTACCTGGCCAACGCGACGGGCGTGGCGTATGCCAGTGATGCGCTCAGCGGCGAGTTGGAGCGGGAACGCGAGCGAGCGACGGCCGAAGGGCAGGCCCCCCCCAGGCGGTACGTGTTCGACTTCGGGCCGAGCCTGCAGTACGAGGACTGGACGGTTAACGAGATCGTTCGCGACTCCCTACCCGTATCGATCACGCTGGGCGCGATCGCGATCCTGATCGCGCTGGGCGTAGGCGTGGTCGCGGGCATCGCCGGGGCGGTGAAGCCAAACTCGCTGGTTGATCTGGGCACCCTGGTCGTGGCGCTCATCGGCATCAGCCTGCCGAGCTTCGTCATTGGCACGGTACTGCTCTTGATCTTCCCCGTGTGGCTTGGCATCGGCGAGGTGGGCTCCAGTGCCGGACCGCTGGACATGCTGCTGCCGGCCATAACACTCAGCCTGCCATTCGCGGCGTACATCGCCCGGCTGACGCGGATGGGGATGATCGACGCCCTGAGCACCGATTATGTCCGTACGGCCCGAGCGAAGGGCGTCAGCGAGAACCTCGTCCTGCTGCGGCATGCGCTGAAGAACGCGTTTTTGCCCGTACTGAGCTACCTGGGACCAGCGGCTGCGCTGGCCATGACCGGCTCGTTTATCGTCGAGCGTGTGTTCAACGTGCCGGGAATGGGCCAGCACTTCGTCAACGGCGTGCAGAACAAGGACCTGTTCCTGATCATCGGCGTTGTGCTGGTGTTCGCGACGATGCTGGTCTTGTTCAATCTGGCGGTCGACGTACTCTATCGCTGGGTCGATCCGAGGATCGCATAG
- a CDS encoding ion transporter: MEATDQYVGEARPGSLVHRLRQIAGAGWFHAFVVGVILVAAINVGLETYPLIMERIGPLLLGLDKIIIGIFVVELAIRIGAHWPRPWRFFLSGWNVFDFVIVAVCLLPMGGPYAAVLRLARVLRVLRLLTAVPRLRVLVMALLHAIPSISYVAILLFILFYVYAVMGTVLFAGNDPMHFGTLHRSMFSLLRTVTLEDWTDLYYIQAMGSDRYGIEGAPGPGPEPRAMPIIATVYFASFVIIGTMIVLNLFIGVVINSMTEAQAENARAMLRAQGEGDGLDAQLASMERGLQEMSRQISELRARLPMDDGSPRG; the protein is encoded by the coding sequence ATGGAAGCGACCGACCAGTACGTGGGCGAAGCCCGGCCGGGCTCGCTAGTGCACCGTCTGAGGCAGATCGCGGGCGCTGGGTGGTTCCACGCGTTCGTCGTCGGCGTCATCCTGGTCGCGGCGATCAACGTTGGGCTGGAGACCTATCCGCTGATCATGGAGCGAATCGGCCCGCTGCTGCTGGGGCTGGACAAGATCATCATCGGCATCTTCGTGGTCGAGCTGGCCATCCGCATCGGGGCCCACTGGCCCCGGCCCTGGCGGTTCTTTCTCAGCGGCTGGAACGTCTTCGACTTTGTGATCGTTGCCGTGTGCCTGCTGCCGATGGGCGGGCCGTACGCGGCGGTGCTCCGGCTCGCCCGCGTGCTGCGTGTGCTGCGCCTGCTCACCGCCGTCCCCCGGCTGCGGGTGCTGGTGATGGCACTGCTGCACGCGATCCCCAGCATCAGCTATGTGGCCATCCTGCTGTTCATCCTGTTCTATGTGTACGCCGTCATGGGCACGGTGCTGTTCGCCGGCAACGACCCGATGCACTTCGGCACGCTGCACCGCAGCATGTTCAGCCTGCTGCGCACGGTGACGCTCGAGGACTGGACCGACCTGTACTACATCCAGGCGATGGGCAGCGACCGCTACGGCATCGAGGGGGCCCCCGGGCCCGGGCCGGAGCCCAGGGCCATGCCCATCATCGCGACGGTGTACTTTGCCAGCTTCGTGATCATCGGCACGATGATCGTGCTCAACCTGTTCATCGGCGTGGTGATCAACTCGATGACCGAGGCCCAGGCCGAGAACGCCAGGGCAATGCTCCGCGCGCAGGGCGAGGGCGACGGCCTGGACGCGCAGCTCGCCTCGATGGAGCGGGGGCTGCAGGAGATGTCCAGGCAGATCTCCGAGCTGCGGGCGAGGCTTCCGATGGACGACGGTTCGCCGCGGGGCTGA
- a CDS encoding M15 family metallopeptidase, translating to MAIDWDGDTMEKFFSFVKKRTSLDIEVDSINTVNEALALCSDARKRRDLFRRLPKSSLLSPGAFARRFLKHIAVGTYKTLSYDQKLGYLIGASYGAIAKATSASTDASNYPQSTKGSSAAQQSWRTGFRDAYRQGSRLQRRIELGSMSPETALRITFALLAVDEFCTDGGVAWMSAEHLARDLRWPYSATSNEAADVTRIPWDLPQVNSERDDPASDFVRTGKEEAVVAAEIRKGNRNENTLTNRIFFARHPGRRGKLLSRSEPQYAALSAEWLSIRNDIVRPALMKQNRTTRAGIPDDIVTVEGIQVHRSIASNVQRMVRDARRDGVELRGGGYRSPDSQIALRRKNCATRPGAPTDYDIFKKPSSQCTPPTARPGSSNHEKGLAIDFDFGSNRSSSGFRWLSKHASKYGLKNFSKEPWHWSVDGR from the coding sequence ATGGCCATCGATTGGGATGGCGACACGATGGAGAAGTTTTTCTCATTCGTGAAGAAGCGAACCTCGCTTGATATCGAAGTTGACTCTATAAACACCGTCAACGAGGCCCTTGCTCTTTGCAGCGATGCTCGCAAGAGACGAGACTTGTTTCGGCGTTTGCCAAAGAGCAGCCTGTTGAGTCCAGGAGCATTCGCTCGTCGATTCCTGAAGCATATCGCTGTTGGTACGTACAAGACCCTGTCATACGACCAGAAGCTTGGATACCTGATTGGTGCAAGCTATGGAGCTATCGCCAAGGCAACATCTGCGTCAACTGATGCTTCGAACTATCCTCAGTCAACGAAGGGGTCTAGCGCTGCGCAACAGAGCTGGCGTACTGGCTTCCGTGACGCCTACAGGCAAGGGTCACGACTCCAACGTCGAATTGAACTTGGTTCTATGTCGCCGGAAACGGCCCTTCGGATCACGTTTGCCTTGCTGGCCGTAGATGAATTCTGCACCGATGGTGGCGTGGCGTGGATGTCCGCGGAACACCTCGCACGCGACCTTCGTTGGCCGTACTCAGCAACGAGCAATGAGGCGGCCGACGTGACCAGGATCCCATGGGATCTCCCGCAGGTCAACTCTGAGCGCGATGATCCAGCATCAGACTTTGTTCGAACCGGAAAGGAGGAGGCTGTTGTAGCGGCGGAGATTCGCAAAGGAAACCGCAACGAGAACACCCTAACAAACAGGATTTTTTTTGCACGCCATCCTGGCCGTCGAGGCAAGCTGCTCTCGCGTTCTGAACCACAGTACGCGGCTTTGAGTGCCGAGTGGCTCTCGATTCGCAATGACATTGTTCGCCCGGCCTTGATGAAGCAGAACCGCACGACGCGAGCGGGAATCCCCGACGACATCGTGACAGTCGAAGGCATACAGGTGCATCGGTCAATTGCGAGCAATGTGCAGCGAATGGTTCGAGACGCTCGACGGGACGGCGTTGAGCTTAGGGGGGGAGGCTATCGGTCGCCCGACTCCCAGATTGCGCTACGACGCAAGAATTGCGCGACCCGCCCAGGAGCGCCGACGGACTACGACATCTTTAAGAAGCCATCGTCGCAATGTACACCGCCAACTGCTCGTCCAGGGAGTTCCAATCACGAAAAGGGACTCGCCATCGACTTCGACTTCGGAAGCAATAGGAGTAGCTCCGGTTTTCGTTGGTTATCCAAGCACGCGAGCAAATATGGTCTCAAGAACTTTTCCAAGGAGCCATGGCACTGGTCTGTCGATGGCCGCTGA
- a CDS encoding sigma 54-interacting transcriptional regulator: protein MSFDEAAFVVAARAKRIHEIASLMASRHVRESVLGVSRVWKSCLRRIVEIARFSDANVLITGESGTGKELAARLIHALDGRPKRGPFVVLDCGTVSPELAGSELFGHVRGAYTGAIAEREGAVALADGGTLFLDEFGELPMSIQAQMLRALEDGAYKPVGAIQWKRANFRLVCATNRNLDDDVGEGRFRLDLYHRAIGWHVHLPSLRERSEDIPLLARHFAAMAAGRSEPVELCPAVERQLVQRAYPGNLRELRQLMVRVMTRHVGGGPITLGDIPPEDRSDARRADWPDEQFEDTVRRGLAQGHGMKAIGRDAEALALRVALEDADGNSRRAAEVLGVSERAVQMRRSR, encoded by the coding sequence ATGAGTTTCGACGAGGCCGCCTTCGTCGTTGCGGCGCGTGCCAAGAGGATCCATGAGATCGCGAGCCTCATGGCGTCGCGGCACGTCCGCGAATCGGTCCTTGGCGTTAGCCGGGTCTGGAAATCGTGCCTTCGACGCATCGTTGAGATCGCGCGCTTCAGCGACGCCAACGTATTGATTACCGGCGAGAGCGGCACGGGCAAGGAACTGGCCGCCAGACTCATCCATGCGCTCGACGGCCGTCCCAAGCGCGGGCCCTTCGTCGTGCTCGACTGCGGCACCGTGTCGCCGGAGTTGGCCGGGAGCGAGCTGTTTGGGCACGTGCGCGGGGCCTACACCGGCGCCATCGCCGAGCGCGAGGGCGCGGTTGCCCTCGCGGATGGCGGCACGCTGTTCCTCGACGAGTTCGGTGAATTGCCGATGTCGATCCAGGCCCAGATGCTCCGGGCCCTCGAGGACGGGGCCTACAAGCCCGTGGGCGCCATCCAGTGGAAGCGGGCCAACTTCCGCCTGGTGTGCGCCACCAATCGCAACCTCGACGACGACGTGGGCGAGGGCCGCTTCAGGCTCGACCTCTACCACCGGGCCATCGGGTGGCACGTCCACCTCCCGAGCCTGCGGGAGCGAAGCGAGGACATCCCCCTCCTCGCACGCCACTTCGCCGCCATGGCCGCTGGCAGGTCCGAGCCCGTGGAGCTCTGTCCGGCCGTCGAGCGGCAGCTCGTGCAGCGGGCGTACCCGGGCAACCTTCGCGAGCTCCGCCAGCTCATGGTCCGCGTCATGACCCGACACGTGGGGGGCGGGCCGATCACGCTCGGTGACATCCCGCCCGAGGACCGGTCGGATGCACGCCGGGCGGACTGGCCCGACGAGCAGTTCGAAGATACGGTCCGTCGCGGCCTGGCGCAAGGACACGGCATGAAGGCGATCGGACGCGACGCGGAGGCGCTGGCCCTCCGCGTCGCGCTCGAGGACGCCGATGGGAACTCTCGGCGAGCGGCCGAGGTGCTGGGAGTGAGTGAGCGGGCGGTGCAGATGCGGAGGTCCAGATGA